One genomic segment of Ignavibacteriota bacterium includes these proteins:
- a CDS encoding CocE/NonD family hydrolase → MKIYPQKTIFVLSIFLSIISSNSTFSINDDSLFFAQNYDKQEITIKMRDGINLFTAIYLPKNKSEKQPIIIWRTPYSCQPYGENNYFSRSLNTFLHFIKNNYIIVIQDVRGRFMSEGNFIDMRPYIPNKINNSQVDESSDAYDTIEWLINNVENNNGNVGVWGISYPGFYATMAAIDAHPNLKAVSPQAPIADWFVADDMHHYGALTLTMTFNFFNQFGVARNDLTKIWPDGVNFNSPDAYNFFLKLGSLKNINKLYFKNNIAFWDSVISHPNYDFYWQEKNTLPHFKNIKPAILTVGGWFDGEDLFGAINTYQSIEIRNSNINNSLVLGPWPHGGWTRTDGNKFGDINFNSNTSKFYVDSIELPFFNYYLKNEGQLNLAEAYIFETGKNIWNKFDLYPPKNIEEKNLYLNSENAITFSYPQNSEIIFDEYISDPKKPVPYSSKFIDAKDYYYKEYLNEDQRFVSTRQDVLVYETEILQNDFSIIGPIEAELFVSTSGTDSDWIVKVIDVFPDSTKDIKIGDTEIEMGGYQMLVRSEILRGKYRNSLEFTEPFIPNEITKVKINLNDVCHTFKKGHKIMVQIQSSWFPLFDRNPQKFIDIYNADESDFHKATQRIYFSKNYPSKIKLNKLITEN, encoded by the coding sequence ATGAAAATTTATCCTCAAAAAACAATTTTTGTATTATCAATTTTTCTTTCAATAATTTCAAGCAATTCTACATTTTCAATAAATGATGATTCACTTTTCTTTGCGCAAAATTACGATAAACAAGAAATCACAATTAAAATGAGAGATGGAATAAATTTATTTACCGCAATTTATTTGCCAAAAAATAAATCTGAAAAACAGCCTATAATTATTTGGCGCACGCCGTATAGCTGTCAGCCATATGGTGAAAATAATTACTTTTCACGAAGCTTAAATACTTTTCTTCACTTTATAAAAAATAATTACATAATTGTAATTCAAGATGTCCGCGGTAGATTTATGTCGGAAGGAAATTTTATTGATATGCGCCCATACATTCCGAATAAAATAAATAATTCGCAAGTTGATGAAAGTTCCGATGCTTATGATACAATTGAATGGCTTATAAATAATGTAGAAAACAATAACGGTAATGTAGGAGTTTGGGGAATTTCTTATCCCGGATTTTATGCAACGATGGCAGCAATAGATGCTCATCCAAATTTAAAAGCTGTTTCTCCGCAAGCACCAATTGCCGATTGGTTTGTTGCAGATGATATGCATCATTACGGAGCTTTAACTTTAACTATGACTTTTAATTTTTTCAATCAATTTGGAGTTGCAAGAAATGATTTAACAAAAATTTGGCCGGATGGAGTAAATTTTAATTCACCAGATGCATACAACTTTTTCTTAAAATTAGGTTCGTTAAAAAACATAAACAAATTATATTTCAAAAATAATATTGCTTTTTGGGATAGCGTTATTTCTCATCCAAATTATGATTTTTATTGGCAAGAAAAAAATACACTTCCTCATTTCAAAAATATTAAACCGGCAATTCTTACTGTCGGCGGCTGGTTTGATGGAGAAGACCTTTTCGGTGCAATAAATACCTATCAATCAATTGAAATAAGAAATTCTAACATAAATAATAGTTTAGTGTTAGGTCCTTGGCCACACGGCGGTTGGACGCGAACTGATGGGAATAAATTTGGTGATATAAATTTTAATTCAAATACCAGCAAATTTTACGTTGATAGTATTGAACTTCCTTTTTTTAATTATTATTTAAAGAATGAAGGACAATTAAATTTGGCAGAAGCATATATTTTTGAAACCGGAAAAAATATTTGGAATAAATTTGATCTATATCCGCCTAAAAATATTGAAGAAAAAAATCTTTACTTAAACTCCGAAAATGCAATTACATTTTCTTATCCTCAAAATTCCGAAATTATTTTTGATGAATATATAAGTGATCCGAAAAAACCCGTTCCGTATTCTTCTAAATTTATTGATGCGAAAGATTATTATTATAAAGAATATTTAAACGAAGATCAGCGCTTTGTTTCTACACGACAAGATGTTTTGGTTTATGAAACCGAAATATTGCAAAATGATTTTAGTATTATCGGACCAATTGAAGCTGAGCTTTTTGTTTCTACTTCCGGTACTGATTCCGATTGGATTGTAAAAGTAATCGACGTATTTCCGGATTCTACAAAAGATATAAAAATTGGTGATACTGAAATTGAAATGGGCGGATATCAAATGTTGGTTCGCAGTGAAATACTTAGAGGAAAATATCGAAATAGTTTGGAATTCACCGAACCGTTTATTCCAAATGAAATTACGAAAGTGAAAATTAATTTAAATGATGTTTGTCATACTTTTAAGAAGGGTCATAAAATTATGGTGCAAATACAAAGCAGTTGGTTTCCGCTGTTTGATAGAAATCCGCAAAAGTTTATAGATATTTACAATGCCGATGAAAGTGATTTTCATAAAGCAACGCAAAGAATTTATTTTAGTAAAAATTATCCATCAAAAATAAAATTGAATAAACTTATTACAGAAAATTAA
- a CDS encoding T9SS type A sorting domain-containing protein, translating into MKNKVEALMKNSLLKFFALFLTLTNYFFAQGIIANHNCTDINQIPESAIIEAKNKLHVAYGHTSHGSQIISGMENLDEFMNGNGLFNFHDGTDEGFLDIDDYFVDGDLGNPDRTTWAERTRTYLNNSQNSNVNVVMWSWCGQASSASEVDINTYLNLMTQLESDFPNVKFVYMTGHLDGSGLEGNLHLRNEQIRNYCITNNKILFDFADIESYDPDGNYFGDKYPNDNCDYDSDGNGTQNANWAIEWQNSHIENVDWYNCSAAHSQALNGNQKAYAAWWLWAKLSGWNETTSTQNQNNFTQFKLENNYPNPFNPSTNINFSIAKNENVRIDIFNSLGQLVKTLLNENLSQGNYSVNWNGENFENKKVSSGVYIYKLQSGIFSQSKMMVLQK; encoded by the coding sequence ATGAAAAATAAAGTTGAGGCTTTGATGAAGAATTCTTTACTTAAATTTTTTGCACTTTTCTTAACATTAACAAATTATTTTTTCGCTCAAGGAATTATAGCAAATCACAATTGCACAGATATTAATCAAATTCCGGAATCAGCAATCATTGAAGCAAAAAATAAATTGCATGTTGCATATGGACACACATCTCACGGAAGCCAAATAATTTCCGGAATGGAAAATTTAGATGAATTTATGAATGGAAATGGTTTATTTAATTTTCACGATGGAACTGATGAAGGTTTTTTGGATATTGATGATTATTTTGTAGATGGAGATTTGGGAAATCCAGATCGTACAACTTGGGCAGAACGAACAAGAACTTATCTAAACAATTCTCAAAATTCTAATGTAAATGTTGTGATGTGGTCTTGGTGCGGACAAGCAAGTTCGGCTTCTGAAGTAGATATAAATACTTACTTAAATTTGATGACACAACTTGAAAGTGATTTCCCGAATGTAAAATTTGTTTATATGACTGGACATCTCGACGGCTCAGGTTTGGAAGGAAATTTACATTTACGAAATGAACAAATCAGAAATTATTGCATTACAAATAATAAAATTCTTTTTGATTTTGCCGATATTGAAAGTTACGATCCCGATGGAAATTATTTTGGTGATAAATATCCAAATGATAATTGTGATTATGACAGCGATGGAAACGGTACCCAAAATGCAAATTGGGCAATCGAATGGCAAAATTCCCATATAGAAAATGTTGATTGGTACAATTGTTCAGCTGCACATTCGCAAGCTTTAAATGGAAATCAAAAAGCTTATGCAGCTTGGTGGCTTTGGGCAAAACTTTCCGGATGGAATGAAACTACTTCAACTCAAAATCAAAATAATTTTACTCAATTTAAATTGGAAAATAATTATCCGAATCCGTTTAATCCTTCTACAAATATAAATTTCAGCATTGCGAAAAACGAAAACGTACGAATTGATATTTTTAATTCCCTCGGTCAATTGGTAAAAACTTTGTTAAATGAAAATCTTTCACAAGGAAATTACTCTGTTAATTGGAATGGTGAAAATTTTGAGAATAAAAAAGTTTCTTCTGGAGTTTATATTTACAAATTGCAATCCGGAATTTTCTCGCAATCTAAAATGATGGTTCTTCAAAAATAA
- a CDS encoding serine hydrolase yields MKKHQLIISFLLLFFYNINAQSLPKFIADSLDNYIERGTQNWEIPGVAVLIVKDGKIVFEKGYGVTELGTQNKVDKNTLFMIGSNTKAFTGSALALLEHEQKLKLDDKVIKYLPDFKMKDSWINNELNLQDIVSHRMGMETFQGDFIYWTSDLSSDEVIEKFGLLTPKYNFRTKYGYTNAGYAIAGKVIEKISNQTWGEFLKNKTFKPLEMENTVAYSQEFINCTNIAKPHSFVNNKMSLLDLQNIDNLAPAGSIGSSINDMSHWVLAQLDSGKFNGEKIIPFSVIQKTRQPLTIERRVKHPYNKTHYSLYGMGWGLQDYEGREIISHTGGVNGFLTSVTLMPEEKLGIVVLTNNDQNALFYSLRWEILDAFLNLPYRNYDSTYYAEELKDRNKMRIRLKEIQDSVKMNIKSEIGLSDFEGKYENEVYGFGELTKNENSLELKLEHHSKLIGKLEYIGNNRFFCTYSDPTYGKKVFQFYVKEGKVISFDLYVDNFVDYQPYNFVKIIE; encoded by the coding sequence ATGAAAAAGCATCAATTAATAATTTCATTTTTATTATTGTTTTTTTATAACATAAACGCACAATCACTTCCAAAATTTATTGCAGACAGTTTGGATAATTACATAGAAAGGGGAACGCAAAATTGGGAAATTCCCGGAGTTGCGGTTTTAATTGTAAAAGATGGAAAAATAGTTTTCGAAAAAGGTTACGGTGTAACTGAATTAGGAACACAAAATAAAGTTGATAAAAATACTTTGTTCATGATTGGATCAAACACTAAAGCCTTTACCGGATCTGCTTTGGCTTTGCTTGAACACGAACAAAAATTAAAACTTGATGATAAGGTAATTAAATATCTTCCGGATTTTAAAATGAAAGACAGCTGGATAAATAATGAACTAAATTTGCAAGATATTGTTTCTCACAGAATGGGAATGGAAACATTTCAAGGTGATTTTATCTATTGGACTTCAGATTTGTCAAGCGATGAAGTTATAGAGAAATTTGGATTGCTAACACCAAAATATAATTTTAGAACAAAATATGGTTATACCAATGCCGGTTATGCAATTGCCGGAAAAGTGATAGAAAAAATTTCAAATCAAACTTGGGGAGAATTTTTAAAAAACAAAACTTTCAAACCATTAGAAATGGAAAATACAGTTGCATATTCTCAAGAATTTATAAATTGTACGAATATTGCAAAACCTCATTCATTTGTAAATAATAAAATGAGTTTATTGGATTTACAAAACATTGATAATCTTGCTCCGGCCGGAAGTATCGGATCATCAATAAATGATATGAGTCATTGGGTACTTGCTCAGCTTGATAGCGGAAAATTTAACGGAGAAAAAATAATTCCTTTTTCTGTTATTCAAAAAACAAGACAGCCATTAACAATTGAGCGAAGAGTTAAACATCCTTATAATAAAACTCATTATTCTTTATATGGAATGGGCTGGGGATTGCAAGATTATGAAGGAAGAGAAATTATTTCTCACACCGGCGGAGTAAACGGATTTTTAACTTCTGTAACATTAATGCCGGAGGAAAAACTTGGAATTGTTGTACTAACCAACAACGACCAAAATGCTCTATTTTATTCTTTGCGTTGGGAAATTCTTGATGCATTTTTAAATCTTCCATACAGAAATTATGATTCAACTTATTATGCCGAAGAATTGAAGGATAGAAACAAAATGCGAATAAGATTAAAAGAAATTCAAGATTCTGTAAAAATGAATATTAAATCGGAAATTGGTTTATCGGATTTTGAAGGTAAGTATGAAAATGAAGTTTATGGTTTTGGAGAGTTAACAAAAAATGAAAATTCATTAGAACTAAAATTAGAACACCATTCTAAATTAATTGGAAAGTTAGAATATATTGGAAACAATAGATTTTTCTGTACGTATTCAGATCCAACATACGGAAAAAAAGTTTTTCAGTTTTATGTAAAAGAGGGAAAAGTAATTTCATTTGATTTATATGTTGATAATTTTGTTGATTATCAACCTTATAATTTTGTAAAAATTATTGAATAG
- the metH gene encoding methionine synthase — protein sequence MVNKMFINKFQTIKQILEKRILILDGAMGSLIQRYKFTESDFRGEQFKNHPKTLRGDNDLLSITQPNIIKEIHKLYLEAGADIIETNTFNATSISQADYGMEKFVYDINFQSAKIAKEIAEEFTKQNSAKPRFVAGSIGPTNKTLSMSSKVEDPGARALTFDEMKNSYYDQIRGLVDGGVDIILIETITDTLNAKSALFAAQQYFQEKKINLPIMISGTIVDQSGRTLSGQTFEAFWHSISHTPNLLSVGLNCSLGPTQMRPFIQEISDLASCFVSIYPNAGLPNEFGNYDETPNQMYKVLSEYAKYGNFNIVGGCCGTTPEHIKAFTEISKQFKPRIPKEKSKLLSLSGLEPLVVRPDSNFINIGERTNVMGSKKFARLIKEEKYSEALSVARDQVENGAQVIDINMDDAMIDAENAITKFLNLIASEPDIAKVPIMLDSSKWSVIEAGLKCLQGKGIVNSISMKEGEEIFKDHARKVLNYRSAVIVMAFNEKGQADSYERKIEICERAYKILTEEINFPPEDIIFDPNIFAIATGIKEHNNYAVDFIEATKWIKQNLPFAKVSGGVSNLSFSFRGNDTVREAMHSAFLYHAIKAGMDMGIVNAGQLEIYEEIPKDLLKLVEDVILNRNDNSTEILIEFAQSIQQKNKTEIKVDEWRNANIESRLEHSLIKGIDNFIESDIEEARKKFKSPLDIIEGPMMNGMNKVGDLFGSGKMFLPQVVKSARVMKKAVAYLIPFIEEEQRSTGEIKKAGKILLATVKGDVHDIGKNIVGVVLSCNNYDIIDLGVMVPSEHIISKAKDENVDIIGLSGLITPSLDEMIHVAKELEREKFNLPLLIGGATTSKVHTSVKIDENYSGPVIHVLDASKAVAVAGKLLNQNSKDIFTQNISDQYNLIRENHSRKHNTQNLISLDEARKNKLELNWNEIEITKPNNFDLIIEQNFPLEQLREYIDWTPFFITWELKGKYPSIFENEKYGNEAKKLFDDANKLLDIIISEKLLTVKSICKIFSANSFEDDILLFENENSNKVISTFHTLRQQNDKQNKFPNLALSDFIAPQSSNIKDYIGLFADTAGIGSKELVEKFEKDHDDYNAIMVKALADRLAEAYAELLHQKVRKEIWGYAKNEEISKDDLIKEKYTGIRPAPGYPAQPDHTEKITLFNLLDVEKNIGISLTENLAMNPPASICGLYFANPEAKYFSVGNILQDQVEDYAKRKNVSIEEIEKWLRPIL from the coding sequence ATGGTAAATAAAATGTTTATAAATAAATTCCAAACAATAAAACAAATTTTAGAAAAACGAATTCTAATTCTTGATGGCGCAATGGGAAGTTTGATTCAGAGATACAAATTTACCGAATCAGATTTTCGAGGTGAACAATTTAAAAATCATCCAAAAACTTTGCGTGGTGATAATGATTTACTTTCCATAACTCAGCCAAATATTATTAAAGAAATTCATAAACTTTATCTTGAAGCTGGTGCTGATATTATTGAAACAAATACATTTAATGCAACTTCAATTTCTCAAGCTGATTATGGAATGGAAAAATTTGTTTATGATATTAATTTTCAATCAGCAAAAATTGCGAAAGAAATTGCAGAAGAATTTACAAAACAAAATTCAGCTAAACCCAGATTTGTTGCTGGTTCTATTGGTCCAACTAACAAAACTCTTTCAATGTCATCCAAAGTTGAAGATCCCGGAGCAAGAGCTTTAACTTTTGATGAAATGAAAAATTCATATTATGATCAAATTCGTGGATTGGTTGATGGCGGTGTTGATATTATTTTGATTGAAACAATTACAGATACATTGAACGCAAAGTCTGCACTTTTTGCTGCTCAACAATATTTTCAAGAAAAGAAAATTAATTTGCCAATAATGATTTCCGGAACTATTGTTGATCAAAGCGGCAGAACACTTTCCGGACAAACATTTGAAGCTTTTTGGCACTCAATTTCTCACACACCAAATTTATTAAGTGTTGGGTTAAATTGTTCATTAGGTCCAACTCAAATGCGTCCGTTTATTCAAGAAATATCTGATCTTGCAAGTTGTTTTGTAAGCATTTATCCAAATGCCGGATTACCGAATGAATTTGGAAATTATGATGAAACACCAAATCAAATGTACAAAGTGCTTTCGGAATATGCGAAATACGGAAACTTCAATATTGTCGGCGGCTGCTGCGGAACAACTCCCGAACACATTAAAGCTTTTACGGAAATATCAAAACAATTCAAACCGCGAATTCCAAAAGAGAAAAGTAAACTTCTTTCATTAAGCGGATTAGAGCCTTTAGTTGTAAGACCCGATTCAAACTTTATAAATATTGGCGAACGCACAAATGTTATGGGCTCTAAAAAATTTGCAAGATTAATTAAAGAAGAAAAATATTCGGAAGCATTATCTGTAGCTCGTGATCAAGTAGAAAATGGTGCCCAAGTTATTGATATAAATATGGATGACGCAATGATTGATGCGGAAAATGCAATCACAAAATTCCTTAATTTAATTGCATCAGAACCGGATATTGCTAAAGTTCCGATTATGTTAGATTCTTCAAAATGGAGTGTAATTGAAGCCGGTTTAAAATGTTTGCAAGGAAAAGGAATTGTAAATTCCATAAGTATGAAAGAAGGCGAAGAAATTTTTAAAGATCATGCAAGAAAAGTTTTAAATTACAGATCGGCGGTAATTGTTATGGCTTTTAATGAAAAAGGTCAAGCTGATTCTTACGAACGAAAAATTGAGATATGTGAACGTGCTTATAAAATCTTAACCGAAGAAATTAATTTCCCGCCGGAAGATATAATTTTTGATCCAAATATTTTTGCAATTGCAACCGGAATTAAAGAACATAATAATTACGCAGTTGATTTTATTGAGGCAACAAAATGGATTAAACAAAATCTTCCTTTTGCAAAAGTTTCCGGTGGAGTTAGCAATTTATCTTTTTCATTTCGAGGGAATGATACAGTTCGTGAAGCCATGCATTCGGCATTTTTGTATCATGCAATTAAAGCCGGAATGGATATGGGAATTGTAAATGCCGGACAATTAGAAATTTATGAAGAAATTCCAAAAGACTTACTGAAATTAGTAGAAGACGTAATTTTAAACAGAAATGATAATTCAACAGAAATATTAATTGAGTTTGCTCAATCAATTCAGCAAAAAAATAAAACTGAAATTAAAGTTGATGAATGGCGAAACGCTAATATTGAAAGTCGATTGGAACATTCTTTAATCAAAGGAATAGACAATTTTATTGAGTCAGATATTGAAGAAGCTCGTAAAAAATTCAAATCGCCTCTTGATATTATTGAAGGTCCGATGATGAACGGAATGAACAAAGTTGGTGATTTATTTGGCTCGGGGAAAATGTTTTTACCACAAGTAGTAAAAAGTGCACGAGTTATGAAAAAAGCAGTCGCATATTTAATTCCGTTTATTGAAGAGGAACAAAGGTCAACCGGTGAAATTAAAAAAGCCGGAAAGATTTTACTTGCAACCGTAAAAGGAGATGTTCACGATATCGGTAAAAATATTGTGGGAGTTGTACTAAGCTGCAACAATTATGATATTATTGATCTTGGCGTTATGGTTCCTTCCGAACATATTATTTCCAAAGCGAAAGATGAAAATGTTGATATTATTGGATTAAGTGGATTGATAACTCCTTCGCTTGATGAAATGATTCACGTAGCAAAAGAATTAGAAAGAGAAAAATTTAATTTGCCGCTATTAATTGGCGGAGCAACAACTTCTAAAGTTCATACTTCTGTAAAAATTGATGAAAATTATTCTGGACCGGTAATTCATGTTTTGGATGCATCGAAAGCTGTTGCAGTTGCAGGAAAATTATTAAATCAAAATAGTAAAGATATTTTCACTCAAAATATTTCTGATCAATATAATTTAATTCGCGAGAATCATTCAAGAAAACACAATACCCAAAATTTAATTAGTCTTGATGAAGCAAGAAAAAATAAATTAGAATTGAATTGGAATGAAATTGAAATAACAAAACCAAATAATTTTGATTTAATAATCGAGCAAAATTTTCCATTAGAGCAATTAAGAGAATATATTGATTGGACACCATTCTTTATTACTTGGGAATTGAAAGGAAAATATCCGTCAATTTTTGAAAATGAAAAATATGGAAATGAAGCAAAAAAACTTTTTGATGATGCAAATAAATTATTGGATATAATTATTTCAGAAAAATTATTGACCGTAAAAAGTATATGTAAAATCTTTTCAGCAAATAGTTTTGAAGATGATATTTTATTATTCGAAAATGAAAATAGTAACAAAGTAATTTCGACTTTTCATACTTTACGACAGCAAAATGATAAACAAAATAAATTTCCAAATTTAGCACTATCTGATTTTATTGCACCGCAAAGTTCTAACATTAAAGATTATATTGGATTGTTTGCAGATACTGCCGGAATTGGCTCAAAAGAATTAGTCGAGAAATTTGAAAAAGATCACGATGATTATAATGCAATTATGGTAAAAGCTTTAGCTGATCGATTAGCTGAAGCTTATGCGGAATTATTGCATCAAAAAGTTAGAAAAGAAATTTGGGGTTACGCAAAAAATGAAGAAATATCAAAGGATGATTTAATTAAAGAAAAATATACTGGAATTCGTCCAGCGCCGGGATATCCGGCTCAACCTGATCATACTGAAAAAATTACTTTATTTAATTTGTTAGATGTAGAAAAAAATATTGGAATTTCATTGACAGAAAATTTAGCTATGAATCCGCCGGCTTCTATTTGCGGATTATATTTTGCAAATCCCGAAGCAAAATATTTTTCTGTGGGAAATATTCTTCAAGATCAAGTTGAAGATTATGCAAAAAGGAAAAATGTTTCTATTGAAGAAATAGAAAAATGGCTGAGACCAATTTTATAA
- a CDS encoding DUF1016 family protein, whose protein sequence is MAISKKQNITLLSSIVELIENSRKQAAININSELTILYWNIGKKINEDILLSKRADYGKNIVLDLSEKLTNYYGKGFSKQNLHNFIKFSELYNSLEFVYSLSRQLTWTHIRNIIYIEDKIKREFYIQMCVHEKWSVRTLQDKVESLLFERTAISKKPEETIINDLQKLKNENQITPDLAFRDPYILDFLGLHNSFSEKDLESAILLNLQNFITELGTDFAFLARQKRIIIDNEDFYIDLLFYHRTLKCLVVIDLKLGKFKAAYKGQMELYLRWLEKNEKKEDENQPIGLILCSEKSTEQIKYLLLDNNKQIKVAEYLTKLPSKNILIDKLQKAILLAKNISENTSNGK, encoded by the coding sequence ATGGCGATCTCAAAAAAACAAAATATAACTTTACTTAGTTCAATTGTTGAGTTAATTGAAAACTCTAGAAAACAAGCAGCTATTAATATCAATAGTGAGCTTACAATTTTATACTGGAATATTGGGAAAAAAATTAATGAAGATATTTTGTTAAGTAAGCGGGCTGATTATGGTAAGAACATTGTTTTAGATTTAAGTGAAAAACTTACAAATTATTATGGAAAGGGATTTAGCAAGCAAAATCTTCACAACTTTATTAAGTTCAGTGAATTATATAATTCTTTGGAATTTGTCTACTCACTGAGTAGACAATTAACATGGACTCATATCAGAAATATTATTTATATAGAAGACAAAATTAAACGTGAGTTTTATATCCAAATGTGTGTTCATGAAAAATGGAGTGTAAGAACTTTACAAGATAAAGTAGAAAGTCTATTATTCGAAAGAACAGCAATAAGCAAAAAACCTGAAGAAACAATAATTAATGATTTACAAAAACTAAAAAATGAAAATCAAATTACACCAGATTTAGCCTTTAGAGATCCTTATATTTTGGATTTTTTAGGTCTCCACAATTCATTTAGTGAAAAAGATCTTGAATCGGCAATATTATTAAATCTGCAAAATTTCATTACGGAATTGGGAACTGATTTTGCGTTTCTTGCTCGTCAAAAAAGAATAATAATCGATAATGAAGATTTTTATATTGATCTGCTTTTTTATCATAGAACACTAAAATGTTTAGTTGTAATTGATTTAAAATTAGGAAAGTTTAAAGCCGCTTATAAAGGTCAAATGGAACTTTATTTACGCTGGCTTGAGAAAAATGAAAAGAAGGAAGATGAAAACCAGCCAATTGGTTTAATTTTGTGCAGTGAAAAATCTACGGAACAAATAAAATATTTACTTCTGGATAATAATAAACAAATAAAAGTTGCCGAATATTTAACAAAATTACCTTCAAAAAATATTTTAATTGATAAGCTGCAAAAAGCAATTTTACTTGCAAAAAATATTTCAGAAAATACTTCAAATGGTAAATAA
- the rfaD gene encoding ADP-glyceromanno-heptose 6-epimerase, whose translation MIIVTGGAGFIGSAIVWKLNKIGIDDIIIVDHLGESEKWKNLVGLKYLDIFHKDEFLEIINDDSLGYKVDTIFHLGACSATTEKDADYLLYNNFKYTKTLAEYCLENEAKFIYASSAATYGNGENGYDDKEENLNSLKPLNMYGYSKHMFDLWAQKMKVADKIVGLKYFNVFGPNEFHKGDMRSIVHKAFGQIQETGKVKLFKSYNPNYEDGKQMRDFIYIKDAVDMTLHFFENKNVNGLFNVGTGIARTWIDLVSSIFIAMDLKPNIEIIDMPEILRGKYQYFTEAKIDKIRNAGFKNEITSLEKSVEDYVKEYLKKEKHLAS comes from the coding sequence ATGATAATAGTTACCGGCGGAGCTGGCTTTATTGGGAGCGCAATTGTTTGGAAATTAAACAAAATTGGAATTGATGATATTATAATTGTTGATCATCTTGGTGAAAGTGAAAAATGGAAAAATTTAGTTGGATTAAAATATTTAGATATTTTTCATAAAGATGAATTTCTTGAAATTATAAATGATGATTCTTTGGGTTACAAAGTTGATACGATTTTTCATCTTGGAGCTTGCTCTGCAACAACAGAAAAAGATGCAGATTATTTACTTTACAATAATTTTAAGTATACAAAAACTTTAGCTGAATATTGTTTGGAAAATGAAGCAAAGTTTATTTATGCTTCAAGTGCGGCAACATACGGAAACGGAGAAAATGGTTATGATGATAAAGAAGAAAATTTAAATTCTTTGAAGCCGTTAAATATGTATGGATACTCAAAACATATGTTTGATTTGTGGGCACAGAAAATGAAAGTTGCTGATAAAATTGTTGGATTAAAATATTTTAATGTTTTTGGTCCAAATGAATTTCACAAAGGTGATATGAGAAGCATTGTGCATAAGGCTTTTGGTCAAATACAAGAAACGGGAAAAGTGAAATTGTTTAAATCTTATAATCCAAATTATGAAGACGGAAAACAAATGCGAGATTTTATTTACATAAAAGATGCGGTTGATATGACTTTACATTTTTTCGAAAATAAAAATGTTAATGGTTTATTCAATGTTGGAACTGGAATTGCACGAACTTGGATTGATTTAGTTTCTTCAATATTTATTGCAATGGATTTAAAACCCAATATTGAAATTATTGATATGCCGGAAATTTTACGTGGAAAATATCAATATTTTACAGAAGCAAAAATAGATAAAATTAGAAACGCTGGATTCAAAAATGAAATTACTTCTTTGGAAAAATCAGTGGAAGATTATGTGAAAGAATACCTTAAAAAAGAAAAACATTTGGCTAGTTAA
- a CDS encoding four helix bundle protein, which produces MKNSNNQFKEEFKKRLYKLTLELIQFIETLEKDLVSRRLADQLLRCGTSVIANYVEGLSGSSKRDFAKFINIALKSSNESKLWLSLLKDSKKADLTKSNLLIKEYDEISKILASSLITMRNNQKDF; this is translated from the coding sequence ATGAAAAATTCAAACAATCAATTTAAAGAAGAATTTAAGAAAAGATTATATAAATTAACTTTAGAATTGATTCAATTTATTGAAACATTAGAAAAAGATTTAGTATCACGTCGGTTAGCCGATCAATTATTAAGATGTGGAACAAGTGTAATCGCAAATTATGTGGAAGGATTATCGGGAAGTTCCAAAAGAGATTTTGCAAAATTTATAAACATAGCTTTAAAATCTTCAAATGAATCTAAATTATGGTTGTCTTTATTAAAAGATAGCAAAAAAGCAGATTTAACTAAATCGAATTTATTGATTAAAGAATACGATGAAATTTCTAAAATATTAGCTTCGAGTTTAATTACTATGCGAAACAATCAAAAAGATTTTTAA